The following coding sequences are from one Leptolyngbya sp. NIES-3755 window:
- a CDS encoding addiction module toxin, Txe/YoeB (similar to AA sequence:cyanobase_aa:Synpcc7942_1207) has protein sequence MSRKLAWTEEAWNDYVYWQGQDKKTLKRINKLIQETLRSPLEGIGKPEALSGNLTGFWSRRIDETNRLVYAVDDDYLTIIACRYHYSD, from the coding sequence ATGAGTAGAAAGCTCGCTTGGACTGAAGAAGCCTGGAACGACTATGTCTATTGGCAAGGTCAAGATAAGAAGACGTTAAAGCGGATTAACAAACTGATTCAAGAGACTCTACGATCGCCCCTGGAGGGAATCGGAAAGCCAGAAGCACTCAGCGGCAATTTGACTGGGTTCTGGTCGCGTCGTATCGATGAAACGAATCGGCTAGTTTACGCAGTTGACGATGACTATCTCACGATTATTGCTTGTCGATACCACTACTCCGATTGA
- a CDS encoding succinyl-CoA synthetase (ADP-forming) alpha subunit (similar to AA sequence:cyanobase_aa:LBDG_40160) gives MNFTPASKVIVQGILEPLGKLYAPLMQEYGTQIVAGISPGQGGQALSGIPVFDMLEQALPKVGAVDTTVIFSPPYAALDAALEAIAVGIRQIVLISQGIPPLDMVHLIRKAEATDTLIVGPNSPGVIVPGQMLLGIHPPNFYRPGSIGLLSRNGTLTYEVAWTLTQAGFGQSIAVSLGGDQITGSTFPQWLQILDEDDQTDVIVLVGEIGGDYEEIAAHYIAEAIDKPVIAYIAGRSAPRNRRMGHAGAIIDSQTANLGPDLGTAESKISAFKRAGIPVAERPSEIPEIVKRILKTPVRKAI, from the coding sequence ATGAATTTTACGCCAGCCAGCAAGGTCATCGTGCAGGGCATTCTAGAGCCATTGGGAAAACTTTATGCGCCGCTGATGCAGGAGTATGGCACTCAAATTGTTGCAGGAATCAGCCCCGGACAAGGAGGACAGGCACTTTCAGGGATTCCTGTGTTTGATATGCTCGAACAGGCATTACCGAAGGTTGGAGCAGTAGATACGACGGTGATTTTTTCGCCTCCTTATGCGGCGTTGGATGCAGCACTCGAAGCGATCGCGGTCGGCATCAGACAAATTGTACTGATCAGCCAAGGAATTCCCCCTCTTGATATGGTACATCTGATCCGCAAAGCTGAGGCAACTGATACGCTGATTGTGGGTCCGAATAGTCCAGGCGTGATTGTCCCCGGACAGATGTTACTCGGAATTCATCCGCCAAACTTTTATCGACCCGGCTCGATCGGGCTTTTGAGTCGAAATGGAACCTTAACGTATGAAGTAGCTTGGACATTAACGCAAGCAGGATTTGGACAGTCGATCGCAGTGAGTTTAGGGGGCGATCAGATTACAGGTTCGACCTTTCCGCAGTGGCTCCAGATTTTAGATGAAGATGATCAGACGGATGTAATTGTGCTTGTCGGTGAGATTGGTGGAGATTATGAAGAAATTGCAGCCCATTACATTGCAGAAGCGATCGATAAACCTGTGATTGCGTATATTGCAGGTCGAAGCGCGCCACGAAATCGACGAATGGGACACGCAGGAGCCATTATTGATTCGCAGACTGCTAATTTGGGACCGGATTTAGGAACAGCGGAAAGTAAGATATCTGCATTTAAACGAGCAGGAATCCCAGTGGCTGAGAGACCGTCTGAGATTCCTGAGATTGTGAAACGAATTTTGAAAACGCCTGTGAGAAAGGCAATTTAA
- a CDS encoding succinyl-CoA synthetase beta chain (similar to AA sequence:cyanobase_aa:LBDG_40150) has product MDLLEYQAKDLFREVGIPVLPSQRIERPTDLKALKIPYPIALKSQVYMGERGRVGGVRFVSNTIDAIAAAHSIFNLPIVGEYPKVLLAEAKYEAQQELYVAVVLNQSIRRPVILGSAKGGIDVQTAIDEMQHVVIDQDFSPFYARRLALKMGLQGDLINSFSEIVERMYWLFVDKDLDLVEINPLGVNAKGEIMALDGKITVNDAALGRHPALAALDNRPRKFVLDRLPDSLTTIDPDGQIAVLCNGAALTMATMDLISQSGGKLLHYLNIGSETHHSWQPETLCDRLEQGLTMLAKNKQVKTILVNIVAGAVESDRIAEAIGRFLRPPAPTRAVSQELKISRGAPLPKLVVRLLGANLEVAKEYLASTPALIMDDLDSAIAQLIILTRKKDP; this is encoded by the coding sequence ATGGATCTCCTCGAATATCAAGCTAAGGATTTGTTTCGTGAAGTGGGAATTCCGGTTCTGCCTTCTCAACGTATCGAGCGTCCTACGGATTTGAAGGCGCTAAAGATTCCTTACCCGATCGCGCTTAAGTCTCAAGTGTATATGGGTGAGCGTGGTCGGGTTGGAGGAGTTCGGTTTGTGTCGAATACCATTGATGCGATCGCGGCGGCTCATTCAATTTTTAATCTGCCAATTGTGGGGGAATATCCCAAGGTGCTATTGGCAGAGGCGAAATACGAAGCGCAACAAGAACTTTATGTGGCAGTGGTTTTGAACCAGTCGATTCGGCGACCTGTGATTTTGGGATCGGCGAAAGGTGGCATTGATGTGCAAACAGCGATCGATGAAATGCAGCACGTTGTGATTGATCAAGATTTCTCTCCGTTTTATGCCCGTCGATTAGCTCTGAAAATGGGGCTGCAAGGAGATTTAATCAATTCGTTTAGCGAGATTGTTGAACGCATGTATTGGTTATTTGTCGATAAAGATCTGGATCTCGTTGAAATCAATCCTCTAGGTGTGAATGCCAAAGGCGAAATTATGGCGCTTGATGGCAAGATTACTGTCAACGATGCGGCACTGGGACGGCATCCAGCATTGGCAGCTTTGGATAATCGACCTCGAAAATTTGTCCTCGATCGCTTACCCGATTCGTTGACCACGATCGATCCCGATGGGCAAATTGCGGTTTTGTGTAATGGAGCCGCATTGACAATGGCAACAATGGATCTAATTAGTCAATCGGGTGGAAAGTTGCTGCACTATCTCAATATTGGCAGTGAAACGCATCACAGTTGGCAGCCAGAAACTTTGTGCGATCGATTAGAGCAAGGCTTGACGATGCTGGCGAAGAATAAACAAGTCAAAACGATTTTGGTGAATATTGTTGCAGGAGCGGTCGAGAGCGATCGAATTGCAGAAGCGATCGGGCGATTTCTCCGTCCGCCTGCACCCACGAGAGCCGTCAGCCAAGAACTAAAAATCAGCCGGGGTGCACCTTTACCAAAATTAGTCGTGCGATTGTTAGGAGCGAATCTAGAGGTAGCAAAAGAGTACCTAGCCTCGACTCCAGCCTTAATCATGGATGACTTGGATAGCGCGATCGCGCAATTAATCATTCTCACCAGGAAGAAAGATCCTTAA
- a CDS encoding short-chain dehydrogenase/reductase SDR (similar to AA sequence:cyanobase_aa:LBDG_40140), with product MSASSQVVLITGASAGIGAALAQLLADRFPGIKLILAARSIDKLDRIADRARESGAEVLTVATDMGQPEQVEALAKTAIDKFGRVDVLVNNAGYGQMGPIELIPIELVQRQFQVNVIGAIGLIQALIPVMRDQGGGKIINVSSLGGRIAFPFFGLYSASKFALESLSDSLRRELVPFNIRVSVIEPGPVTTEFFEVVEREVDTTMPDGLNTPYRAAFENLGNLDRLTRSQAWSSERVAAVIVRAIVAKRPQPRYIAATAGGLTIFMMTKVLPTWIVDLFWQKFYAIDRVAKDWKTRQPSL from the coding sequence ATGTCTGCTTCGTCTCAAGTGGTTTTAATTACGGGTGCATCGGCGGGGATCGGAGCCGCACTCGCGCAATTGTTAGCCGATCGCTTTCCGGGGATCAAACTAATTCTTGCGGCTCGAAGTATTGATAAATTGGATCGAATTGCCGATCGCGCTCGTGAATCTGGGGCGGAAGTGCTGACGGTGGCGACGGATATGGGACAGCCAGAACAAGTGGAAGCGCTGGCGAAAACTGCGATCGACAAATTCGGACGTGTGGATGTTTTGGTGAATAACGCAGGATACGGACAGATGGGACCGATCGAGCTAATTCCGATCGAGTTAGTCCAACGACAGTTTCAGGTGAATGTGATTGGTGCGATCGGATTAATCCAAGCCTTGATTCCAGTGATGCGCGACCAAGGAGGCGGCAAAATTATTAACGTCAGTTCGCTTGGCGGTCGAATTGCGTTTCCGTTTTTTGGATTGTACAGTGCTTCTAAATTTGCGCTGGAATCGTTGAGTGATAGTTTGCGACGAGAATTAGTCCCGTTTAATATTCGTGTCAGTGTGATTGAACCGGGTCCGGTGACTACGGAATTTTTCGAGGTGGTTGAGCGTGAAGTGGATACCACCATGCCCGATGGACTGAATACGCCGTATCGGGCTGCATTTGAGAATTTAGGAAACTTGGATAGACTTACAAGAAGTCAGGCTTGGAGTTCGGAGCGAGTCGCGGCTGTGATTGTGAGAGCGATCGTAGCAAAGCGACCTCAGCCTCGATACATTGCAGCGACCGCTGGAGGCTTGACCATATTTATGATGACTAAGGTACTGCCGACATGGATCGTGGATCTCTTTTGGCAAAAATTCTACGCAATCGATCGCGTCGCCAAGGATTGGAAAACTCGTCAACCCTCCCTGTAA
- a CDS encoding prevent-host-death protein (similar to AA sequence:cyanobase_aa:Synpcc7942_1208), which yields MDIVSFSEARNNLKAVLDRVVEDADFTVITRRDAEDVVVMSLELFNRLMETDYLLKSPANAAHLERSIAQYKQGKAIERNLVDE from the coding sequence ATGGATATTGTTTCTTTTAGCGAAGCAAGAAATAACCTGAAGGCTGTTTTAGATCGTGTGGTCGAAGATGCTGACTTTACAGTGATTACGCGACGGGACGCAGAGGATGTGGTTGTGATGTCGCTGGAGTTGTTTAATCGTTTGATGGAGACGGATTATCTGCTTAAATCTCCAGCAAATGCGGCTCATTTAGAGCGATCGATTGCTCAATACAAGCAAGGAAAGGCGATCGAACGGAACCTAGTGGATGAGTAG